A genome region from Arachis duranensis cultivar V14167 chromosome 6, aradu.V14167.gnm2.J7QH, whole genome shotgun sequence includes the following:
- the LOC110272957 gene encoding uncharacterized protein LOC110272957 — translation MASCGEPTEERGRKEKSETPVDTTEKNSNETNPSPKTKLNLAPLLTLYQRRNLKPKALLPQPVATLFSHSRSLHSRGLRRTHLALGRPFLSPPCSAAELSPQRLRTFLSLLPGPPRGQSTTKPQPQPAVSSPTPPSHPAVAQHHPLTQHSTTPPPSRVSGHPQLSTSHPATNSSQIWSRSHRIRNLTSMELLGLLSPFVANMTL, via the exons atggcttcatgtggagaaccTACTGAAGAACGTGGCAGGAAGGAGAAGtcagaaactccggtggaca CCACCGAAAAAAACTCTAACGAAACCAACCCCTCCCCCAAAACAAAACTAAACCTAGCGCCGCTCCTCACTCTCTACCAGCGAAGAAACCTCAAGCCTAAAGCCCTACTACCCCAGCCAGTAGCCACTCTCTTCTCACACTCTCGCTCTCTGCACTCTCGAGGCCTGCGGCGAACCCACCTAGCGCTGGGGAGACCGTTCCTCTCACCACCTTGCAGCGCCGCCGAACTCTCCCCCCAGCGCCTCCGAACCTTCCTCTCACTGCTCCCAGGACCTCCTCGCGGACAGAGCACAACGAAGCCCCAACCCCAGCCAGCAGTGAGCAGTCCAACACCACCCTCGCACCCAGCAGTAGCACAGCACCACCCACTCACCCAGCACAGCACCACGCCACCACCCAGCCGCGTTTCTGGCCACCCACAACTTAGCACCTCCCACCCAGCCACCAATTCAAGTCAGATATGGAGTCGGAGCCACCGAATCAG AAATTTGACAAGTATGGAGCTTTTAGGATTGTTGTCTCCTTTTGTTGCCAATATGACACTCTGA